From Camelina sativa cultivar DH55 chromosome 20, Cs, whole genome shotgun sequence, the proteins below share one genomic window:
- the LOC104771303 gene encoding basic leucine zipper 63, translating to MEKDFSIEEISGNHHRSAVDGATALNRSASEWAFHRFIQESSAAAAADDANAGESSATATGVSVSSPPNVPVDSEEYRAFLKSKLNLACAAVAMKRGSFIKPQDTNSGRSDNGGGAYTTNTSEQDSLASSKVSPMMSSAITSGSELSGDEEEADGETNMNPTNVKRVKRMLSNRESARRSRRRKQAHLSELETQVSQLRVENSKLMKGLTDVTQTFNDAAVENRVLKANIETLRAKVKMAEETVKRLTGFNPMFHTMPQIVTTLSRPSVTLTSPDTTSSHLTTPEIVSSGNKSKALTGCKINRTASMRRVESLEHLQKRIRSVGDQ from the exons atggaaaaagatTTCTCAATCGAAGAAATCTCCGGTAACCATCATCGGTCGGCGGTGGATGGAGCGACGGCGCTGAATCGCAGTGCCTCCGAATGGGCATTCCATCGTTTCATACAAGAATCCTCCGCCGCCGCAGCCGCAGACGACGCTAATGCCGGAGAATCTTCAGCTACGGCGACTGGTGTTTCCGTCTCTTCTCCTCCGAATGTTCCGGTAGATTCAGAGGAATACAGAGCGTTTCTGAAGAGTAAACTCAATCTAGCTTGTGCTGCTGTCGCCATGAAAAGG GGATCTTTCATCAAACCTCAGGATACTAATTCTGGTAGATCTGACAATGGAGGAGGAGCATATACAACCAATACATCAGAACAAGACTCTCTAGCTTCTTCCAAAG TTTCACCAATGATGAGCAGTGCTATAACAAGTGGATCTGAGCTCtctggtgatgaagaagaagctgatggTGAAACTAATATGAACCCTACCAATGTTAAACGCGTCAAAAG GATGCTCTCTAACAGGGAATCAGCTAGACGGtccagaagaagaaagcaagcaCACTTGAGTGAGCTAGAGACACAA GTTTCTCAGCTGCGTGTAGAGAATTCAAAGCTCATGAAAGGTCTCACTGATGTAACTCAAACATTCAACGACGCAGCTGTAGAAAACAGAGTTCTGAAAGCCAATATCGAGACCTTACGGGCAAAG gTGAAAATGGCTGAAGAGACAGTGAAGAGACTCACAGGTTTCAACCCAATGTTCCACACTATGCCTCAGATTGTAACAACTCTCTCTCGTCCTTCAGTGACATTAACTTCTCCAGATACCACAAGCAGCCATTTGACCACGCCAGAGATCGTCAGCTCGGGTAACAAAAGCAAGGCTTTGACCGGGTGCAAGATTAACAGAACAGCTTCCATGCGTAGAGTTGAGAGCTTGGAACATCTGCAGAAACGTATTCGAAGCGTTGGGGATCAGTAG